Proteins encoded within one genomic window of Equus caballus isolate H_3958 breed thoroughbred chromosome 20, TB-T2T, whole genome shotgun sequence:
- the SAYSD1 gene encoding SAYSvFN domain-containing protein 1 — MEQRLAEFREARKRAGQAAEPSPSRQSAQTSGEKAEAAATPRAASGWLKRFLGWKPRPASAQTQPSVAQEAAQPGSSTSQPPRNTAIPLPSPRDQSILTNITFLKVLLWLVLLGLFVELEFGLAYFVLSLFYWMYVGTRGPGEKKAGEKSAYSVFNPGCEAIQGTLTAEQFERELQFRPLEGR, encoded by the exons ATGGAACAGCGGTTAGCTGAGTTCCGGGAGGCCCGCAAACGGGCCGGGCAGGCGGCCGAACCGAGCCCTTCGAGGCAGAGCGCACAAACCTCGGGAGAGAAGGCGGAAGCAGCTGCGACTCCAAGGGCAGCCTCAGGCTGGCTAAAACGGTTTCTGGGGTGGAAACCGAGGCCCGCGAGTGCCCAGACCCAGCCCAGCGTCGCTCAG GAAGCCGCTCAGCCTGGGAGCAGCACATCACAGCCACCACGGAATACAGCCATTCCTCTGCCATCGCCACGGGACCAGTCTATCCTGACCAACATCACCTTCTTGAAGGTTCTTCTCTGGCTGGTCCTGCTCGGACTGTTTGTGGAACTGGAATTTGGCTTGGCTTATTTTGTCCTGTCTTTGTTCTACTGGATGTACGTTGGGACACGAGGCCCAGGAGAGAAGAAGGCGGGAGAGAAGAGCGCCTACTCTGTGTTCAACCCGGGCTGCGAGGCCATCCAGGGCACTCTGACTGCGGAGCAGTTTGAGCGCGAGCTACAGTTTCGACCCCTGGAGGGGAGATAG